Genomic window (Plasmodium reichenowi strain SY57 chromosome Unknown, whole genome shotgun sequence):
TTTAGCGGCCGCAGCAATAGCAGAGATTTCCCAACCATATATACCTATTCCTCCTAATAATCCAACACTTGCTGCAACACCTCCTAACGCACACCCACATTTAAGACAACCTTTTTCTACTTTTTCTGCTAATGATTTGTCcattttatctttttcaataagtttttgtatatttttatcacGTTCTTCTTTACGTTTTTCTCTTTTATCTTTCATGCGTTCTTCGTATTCTTCAAAACGTTGTGAGGTACGATCATCAAATTGTTCCTTCACTGATTTCATCTCCGCATCTTTCTCATAAATTGATGATTGTGTGTCACATGCACATAATGATCTATTGGTTTGTGTATGACGTCGTATGATGGATggtttatttttattaggtttctataaaaaatatataatatatatatgtatgttataattagttgttttttattttatatatttgtaataaatatatatattgtatatttacatatattataaaatattacatatatatatatatatttataaatatttgatTCGTACTTGATATGATGTTAccaatatatttaatggAAGAGcaattaataatattttagaGTAGTGCAGtttcatatttattgtgatatttatattactttatgatcaaaattataacaaaGTACATAAAATacttaattttattttattaaaataattacgTGTGTTTAATCCAAAATATTGTTATAGGCTTGTGttataatacataattattttcccattatataaaaatatatttttttactGCAACCATATTTTTCCCTTTTATTCAGAacagaaaaatattaaaaaataataaataggaagaaaaaaaaaattagtacaataaaatatttccATATTATTGATAATTTTGAATTTTAATTTCTAATAAAATCTAATTTTCTATActacaaataaattataatattaattttattttaatatatgtatataaaaaataaaactaTAGTTACAAACAacttgttttttttttgtaatttaa
Coding sequences:
- a CDS encoding rifin; its protein translation is MKLHYSKILLIALPLNILKPNKNKPSIIRRHTQTNRSLCACDTQSSIYEKDAEMKSVKEQFDDRTSQRFEEYEERMKDKREKRKEERDKNIQKLIEKDKMDKSLAEKVEKGCLKCGCALGGVAASVGLLGGIGIYGWEISAIAAAAKKAGDAIGVNTLIYKLKNEIVIEKLFGLPLENAITPKTYFDAALMVDGVKR